A genomic segment from Spinacia oleracea cultivar Varoflay chromosome 3, BTI_SOV_V1, whole genome shotgun sequence encodes:
- the LOC110788811 gene encoding uncharacterized protein: MESGINLHDLFEFIKQPAIVEPFVDILLCTVPIWLAVMIGLLIGWSWRPRWTGLVFLGFRSKLRFLWTAAAPPGFGARRLWLAFTALSAFSVLRTLWSGNAKQSATPDASSSQSISDLGREITHNDATVGDSEIEHDVVSENDLEHLLHILEEKDGEFPWQSLMERTTSNMSYQAWRHEPENAPTIYRSRTIFEDTTAELVRDFFWDDEFRPKWDPMLTYFKILEDCSHTGTMIVHWIKKFPFFCSDREYIIGRRIWEAGKGYYCITKGVPYPRLPKRDKPRRVERYFSSWVIRPAKSLRDGQMTACEVSLVHYEDMGIPKDVAKLGVRHGMWGTVKKLHAGMRAYQNSRISEISLSRCAVMASITTKISFEGDTGESAQDEQNQCLDPRTCRNLGIIDWKWVLIGGTVAVICGLQTGVVRKALLTGAGRKILRI, encoded by the exons atgGAGTCCGGAATCAACCTTCATGATCTCTTCGAGTTCATTAAACAACCCGCAATCGTCGAACCATTTGTCGACATTTTACTGTGCACAGTCCCGATTTGGCTCGCTGTAATGATCGGCTTGCTCATCGGCTGGTCATGGCGTCCGCGGTGGACTGGGCTCGTATTCCTTGGATTTCGCAGCAAACTCCGTTTCTTATGGACTGCTGCTGCCCCGCCTGGCTTCGGCGCTCGCCGGCTTTGGCTCGCGTTTACCGCGCTGTCTGCTTTCTCTGTTCTTCGTACTCTTTGGTCGGGAAATGCGAAACAATCTGCTACTCCTGATGCATCATCCTCTCAATCAATATCTGATTTAGGGCGCGAGATTACTCA TAATGATGCAACTGTTGGAGATTCAGAGATTGAACATGATGTTGTCAGCGAGAATGACTTAGAACACCTCTTGCATATTCTTGAGGAAAAGGACGGAGAATTTCCGTGGCAAAGTTTGATGGAGCGCACAACGTCAAACATGTCATACCAAGCATGGCGTCACGAGCCGGAG AATGCCCCAACAATATATCGCAGTCGAACTATATTTGAGGATACAACTGCTGAGTTGGTGAGAGATTTTTTCTGGGATGATGAGTTTCGTCCTAAATGGGATCCTATGCTTACATATTTCAAGATATTAGAGGATTGCTCGCATACAGGAACAATGATTGTCCACTGGATCAAAAAG TTCCCCTTTTTCTGTAGTGACCGGGAATATATTATTGGTCGGAGAATATGGGAGGCTGGAAAAGGTTATTACTGCATTACAAAG GGGGTCCCATATCCAAGGTTGCCCAAGCGTGATAAGCCAAGGCGTGTAGAGCGTTATTTTTCTAGTTGGGTTATAAGGCCTG CAAAGTCTCTTAGAGATGGACAAATGACTGCCTGTGAAGTAAGTTTGGTTCATTATGAGGACATGGGCATCCCTAAAGATGTGGCGAAGTTGGGTGTGAGGCATGGAATGTGGGGAACTGTGAAGAAATTACATGCTGGCATGAGAGCTTATCAAAATTCTCGGATATCAGAGATATCTCTTTCAAGGTGTGCTGTGATGGCAAGCATTACTACAAAGATTTCCTTTGAAGGGGATACTGGAGAATCTGCTCAAGACGAGCAGAATCAATGTTTAGATCCTCGTACATGTAGAAATCTGGGCATCATAGACTGGAAATGGGTTCTTATAGGAGGAACAGTAGCCGTGATTTGTGGACTTCAGACAGGAGTTGTAAGGAAAGCTTTGTTGACTGGAGCTGGGAGGAAAATTTTGCGGATCTGA
- the LOC110788810 gene encoding glutamine synthetase, chloroplastic, with protein MAQILAPSMQCQMKLSKGLTSSMTPSPWTSILLKQGQKGSIKCSTKFRVCASLQSDHGTVNRVEQLLNLDVTPYTDKIIAEYIWIGGTGIDLRSKSRTLSKPVEHPSELPKWNYDGSSTGQAPGQDSEVILYPQAIFKDPFRGGNNILVICDAYTPAGEPIPTNKRHKAAEIFNNQKVASEVPWFGIEQEYTLLQPNVSWPLGWPVGAYPGPQGPYYCGVGADKSFGRDVSDAHYKACLYAGINISGTNGEVMPGQWEFQVGPSVGIEAGDHVWCARYLLERITEQIGVVMTLDPKPIEGDWNGAGCHTNYSTKTMREEGGFEVIKKAILNLSLRHKDHISAYGEGNERRLTGKHETADINTFSWGVANRGCSIRVGRDTEKEGKGYLEDRRPASNMDPYVVTGLLAETTILWEPTLEAEALAAQKLSLNV; from the exons ATGGCACAGATACTTGCACCTAGCATGCAATGTCAGATGAAATTGTCAAAAGGCTTGACAAGTTCAATGACACCAAGCCCTTGGACTTCGATTTTGCTGAAACAAGGCCAAAAGGGATCAATTAAGTGCTCAACTAAATTTAGAGTATGCGCTTCTCTTCAGTCTGACCATGGCACAGTGAACAGGGTGGAGCAGCTACTGAATTTGGATGTCACTCCATACACTGACAAGATTATTGCCGAATACATTTG GATTGGAGGAACTGGGATTGATCTTCGTAGCAAATCAAGG ACACTCTCAAAACCTGTTGAACATCCATCTGAGCTTCCCAAGTGGAACTATGATGGTTCAAGCACAGGACAAGCACCAGGACAAGACAGTGAAGTAATCTTATA CCCTCAAGCAATTTTTAAGGATCCATTTCGTGGTGGTAACAATATCTTG GTAATCTGTGACGCGTACACACCTGCGGGAGAACCAATCCCAACTAATAAACGACACAAAGCTGCCGAGATTTTCAACAACCAAAAGGTTGCTTCTGAGGTTCCATG GTTTGGAATAGAGCAGGAATACACACTGCTTCAACCAAATGTTAGCTGGCCCTTGGGATGGCCTGTTGGAGCCTATCCTGGTCCCCAG GGTCCATATTACTGTGGTGTTGGTGCTGATAAATCTTTTGGACGGGACGTATCTGATGCTCATTACAAAGCTTGCCTGTATGCTGGAATTAACATAAGTGGAACCAATGGGGAGGTTATGCCCGGTCAG TGGGAATTCCAAGTTGGTCCTAGTGTTGGGATTGAAGCTGGAGACCATGTCTGGTGTGCCAGATATCTTCTTGAG AGAATTACTGAACAAATTGGTGTAGTTATGACGCTTGATCCAAAGCCAATTGAG GGTGACTGGAACGGTGCAGGTTGCCATACCAATTACAG TACAAAGACAATGAGAGAAGAGGGCGGATTTGAAGTGATAAAGAAGGCGATATTGAATCTATCTCTACGCCATAAAGATCATATCAGTGCGTACGGAGAAGGGAATGAAAGAAGGTTGACTGGAAAGCATGAGACTGCAGACATCAACACATTCTCTTGG GGTGTTGCCAATCGTGGTTGCTCAATCCGTGTTGGTCGTGATACAGAAAAGGAAGGCAAAG GTTATCTGGAAGATAGACGACCGGCTTCAAACATGGACCCGTACGTGGTAACGGGTTTGCTTGCGGAGACAACCATTCTTTGGGAACCTACACTTGAAGCTGAAGCACTTGCAGCTCAAAAACTCTCTCTCAATGTGTAA